In the genome of Phragmites australis chromosome 9, lpPhrAust1.1, whole genome shotgun sequence, the window GGAGGAAGAAGGGATATTTCAATTTACAATGGTTCAGGTACCTGTCAgcttctctgtctctctctctctctctaatcgACTGCTGTCACAGAGAGTTGGAGGCTTATGGGATGGTTACTGGTTAACTGAGGGCTTAATCAATGATGGAGATGCATTCTCGGGTGGTATTGCTTACTGATGGATTCATGTCATACACTAGGGTGAACTGACGTACATACTAATTCCATAACGTGTAGCAATGTAATTGTGAACGGTTGGCTCAGGAGTAAGATTTTTCTTTGTCCTTGTAGATGTCAGACAAGGAGTGGCGGACTAGCATGTGACATGAACCACGATGGCGGACTCGTGTGCGCGTTTTGTCCACTGCGTTCTCGTCATGTGATCAGTTGAGGTCACCCTAGGCCCGTAGGGGACGGTGGGCGATGGCAAGGCGAAGAGCATGGCGCTGCACAAGGCGCACGACAACATTGGAGCCACAGCGTGCGCTCACAGTGGCAACGATGGAGGGCATTGGTGATAGACGATGGCTACACAGGGCGTCGTAGCTGTGCAGCTGCAAGAGCCTAGCCTAATTTTTTGCCCGTGAAGATAGCAGCGCCGCTCTCTCCCCTTGGGGGTGTTGTTGTGGTGTCTCTCTCACTTTTCCTTTGGTTCTCTCTGAATGAAAACCTTGTCTATTTTTTGGACGAGTGACGTGCCGTCTTCTCTCATACTTTGTATTGGTTTTTTGCCATATGTGAGAAGAGTATGTTATATGAAGTCGGAGCTACTACATCGTAAGATGCGATATAGCTTGACAACGATGATATACGGCAAGCTCCTTCTCGCGTGTGTCTAGATGGTTGCTATGTTAGGTGAGTGGTGGTTAGTCACCTTAGGTGATCGACTCGGTCGCTTTTTGTCGTCATCAGGGTTTTACCGATTTTTCCTTCCAATAAACCATACGGTTGTATAATTTTCGAACCCAATTTACCTTGTAAATTGAGtcaactttatttttttatgaattacAGAAACTCATTGCTTTTTTTGAAGTTTCTTCCAAAAAAATGTAAGAGCGAAGGTAAACACATGCCATATGTAGCAAATCTAAATCATGACGCGGCTCCTCTTTCTTACCCTTTTGACCATTTCCTTTTCCACTTTTTACCTGTTTGATCGAGGTTGTGGCGTCCCTCTCGGTCAGTATGTGTTCTTGCGACCTACGAGTACTTTTAAAATCGTAAAAAGTAAGAACAGAGACTGGCCGGCTGCACTGAATATCTTTCCTGCACACTCACCAGAAAAAGGCGGGGAAAGTTTGAAAGGTCTTTAGGTGACAACGAGATGATCATTGGTCAGGTCAATAACTTGCTTGCGAGATGAAAGAAACATGAGATCGGCTGCCAATGTCTTCAAAGGATGTAACCAGGATGTTGCTTACACTGATCCTGGACCTGAATAAGACCAAAATATCACTTAGAATTTCGAAGCCTTTACACGAAGGACTTCAGGTTACATACGGTTGCCTGATAGCGAGCAAGGAAACGGGCTCGAAATGGCCACCCACGTATGTACACCGTACACGTGCGCGTGACGCCccaaaaatgtttttttaaagaaaaaaatcagcGTCGATACCTCGCGCGCCGCACGTTCGTGTACCGTCGCCGAGTTCCTCGGCCGGCCCGGCACACGTGCCCGGCCGCAGGCAAACGCAAACGCAAACGCCTTTTATTTTTAGGCATTTAaatctaatattttaaaaataacccCAGCCTAACTAAAACTTTAAGATCTAtccattttttagttttttttaccaCGCCATGAGCTTTTGTGTGGCTATATAGACCATCGTATTAAGTATTTAATCACACCACTGTCTATGACATGAATATTGCTTTGCCAAGACCGATGGCGTGATAGAAagattattattaaaatattaaatttaaataggctaaataataataataaatctAGCGTACATATAGGGGAAGCCACTTCCGACTGCTCGTGGATTCATTCTCCTGCCTCTGTCATCCAGCCATCCGTTCGCGTGTTGCGTGGCTACTATGCCGAGATATCGTTCGGTTTGGATCTCCAGTCCCGATCACGACCAGTGGCTTTGCTCGACTCCGTCTCAACTAGCTTTCGTGATATGGTTCTCTTTGAGTGTTAAAAGTACTCTGGCTTGTATGTGTAATCAAGTTACTAGTTTTTGTTCCGGTTTTTAATAGTTTTTGATTGCTTGAGAAAATTATTGTGTCTGAAGTGAATTGAGTCTAAGAATCAGGTTAAGATAAACTTTTctaattttaaatatataaaaagcTAACTCAAACAGAAttcttttttccaaaaacaCTAAAACCACCATTTATCCAAACGAGACCTATATAAGCCAACGGGCGCTCGGCCTGACGGTCCATCAGCCACAGCGCAAACAGGTTTCCTCCAAGGCAGAATTTTTGTCCCGTGAGGTCGCTGGCCGAGGCAGAACGGAGCAGCAGCAAGCGCCGCTGTTCCAGAGGCAgcagatgacgacgacgacgtctAGCGGCATGCCGGACTTCAAGCAGTCTGTGAAGCTCAAATACGTGAAGCTGGGTTACCACCACCTCATCACCCACGGCGCGTACCTGCTGCTCGTCCCGCTCCCCGGCCTCGTCGCGGCGCACCTCTCCACCTTCACGCTGCGGGACCTCGCCGACCTGTGGCAGAGCCTGCAGTACAACCTCCTGTCGGTGGTGGTGTGCTCCACCCTGCTCGTCATCCTCGCCACCGCCTACTTCCTCACGCGGCCGCGGCCCGTGTACCTGGTCGACTTCGCGTGCTACAAGCCGGACGACGAGCGCAAGTGCAGCCGCGCGAGGTTCATGAACTGCACCGAGTCCATCGGTACGTTCACGCCGGAGAACATCGAGTTCCAACGCAAGGTCATCGAGCGGTCGGGCCTCGGCGAGGACACGTACCTCCCGGAGGCCGTGCTCAACATCCCGCCCAACCCGTCCATGGCCAACGCGAGGAAGGAGGCGGAGATGGTCATGTTCGGCGCGCTGGACGAGCTGTTCGCCAAGACGGGCGTGAAGCCCAAGGACATCGGAATCCTGGTGGTGAACTGCAGCGTGTTCAATCCGACGCCGTCACTGTCCGCCATGGTCatcaaccactacaagctcaggGGCAACATCGTGAGCCACAACCTCGGCGGCATGGGCTGCAGCGCGGGGCTCATCTCCATCGACCTCGCCAAGGACCTGCTCCAGGTGCACCCCAACACGTACGCCGTGGTGATCAGCATGGAGAGCATGACGCTCAACTGGTACTTCGGCAACGACCGGTCCATGCTGGTGTCCAACTGCCTGTTCCGCATGGGCGGCGCGGCGGTCCTGCTGTCGAACCGCGGCTCGGCACGGCGCCGCTCCAAGTACCAGCTGGTGCACACCGTGCGCACGCACAAGGGCGCCGACGACCGTTGCTTCGGCTGCGTGACGCAGCGGGAGGACCAAGACGGCAAGGTGGGCGTGTCGCTGTCCAAGGACCTGATGGCCGTGGCCGGGGAGGCGCTCAAGACCAACATCACGACGCTGGGCCCGCTGGTGCTCCCCATGTCAGAGCAGCTGCTCTTCTTCGCGACGCTCATCGCCCGCAAGGTCTTTAAGCGGAAGGTGAAGCCGTACATCCCGGACTTCAAGCTGGCGTTCGAGCACTTCTGCATCCACGCCGGCGGGCGCGCGGTGCTGGACGAGGTGGAGAAGAACCTGCAGCTGTCGGACTGGCACATAGAGCCGTCGAGGATGACGCTGCACCGGTTCGGGAACACGTCCAGCAGCTCGCTGTGGTACGAGCTGGCCTACACCGAGGCCAAGGGGCGGGTCAAGAAGGGCGACCGCACGTGGCAGATCGCCTTCGGGTCGGGGTTCAAGTGCAACAGCGCCGTGTGGAAGGCGCTCCAGTCGGTGAACCCGGACAAGGAGAAGAGCTTCAGGAACCCGTGGATGGACTAGGAATCGATCGTCTGTTGCACTTGTATCTCGGCCTGCTGTTCTTACGTCATGTCTGGGGCATAGCGCGCGAGTGCTCGACACGAGTGCTTGGAAGACTGTACTGTACGTTGCAATACAAATACACATTGTTTCCAGTGACACGTGTTTCTCTCGTTCATACCTGCCACCCTCTTCTCCCATTTGTCGAAATTTGATAGGATTGCAATATGATAATAGACAAACAATAATTCTAAccaaattatttatttatctttcatgAGTATATATACAAGTGAGAAGTTATCCGTTGATGAGACATCTCTCCCGAATATTCGCCTCCTCATTCAATGGGCAGAGCAACTACTTGGCAGTTGCCGGCGTGGATCATTTGATCTCTAACACTCTTACTTGATTGATGCCGTCCATGTGTATACATATTATCTTGAAAACTCATTAAAatcttgtaaaaatatataagaAGAGTAATAGTGATATACTGTTCAAactactttaaaatctaataaaaaaataagaaaaaaatgttacaacatatattgattattataTCATTGTAAACTCATAGGAGAAAAtcttttaaaaggaaaaaacacaTAAGTAAGTTTAGATAACAATGGATATGTCTTTTATACCTCTTAAAAAAACCTatactataataaaaaaaagtttaataAATAGAGAATTGGATCATAGCAAATAACTTCTTCTATTCTACTCTACgggatagaaaaaataaaagatatgacatatgatcttgtatagatactgcctcattaaaaatattttatgagaaattatgtaagtaaaactcataaaggaaaaagaGTATAATATAATGTATGAATATATTAAATTCAAGAGGAGACTCCCCTGCTCATTGCAAATCTTAAAATCGTCACATACCAATACCATaaacatatttttgaaatatcgATGTTGGTAAaaactttgtgaataaatctcccgagattatcacaagatttagtttgcaagatgtt includes:
- the LOC133929457 gene encoding 3-ketoacyl-CoA synthase 11-like, which translates into the protein MTTTTSSGMPDFKQSVKLKYVKLGYHHLITHGAYLLLVPLPGLVAAHLSTFTLRDLADLWQSLQYNLLSVVVCSTLLVILATAYFLTRPRPVYLVDFACYKPDDERKCSRARFMNCTESIGTFTPENIEFQRKVIERSGLGEDTYLPEAVLNIPPNPSMANARKEAEMVMFGALDELFAKTGVKPKDIGILVVNCSVFNPTPSLSAMVINHYKLRGNIVSHNLGGMGCSAGLISIDLAKDLLQVHPNTYAVVISMESMTLNWYFGNDRSMLVSNCLFRMGGAAVLLSNRGSARRRSKYQLVHTVRTHKGADDRCFGCVTQREDQDGKVGVSLSKDLMAVAGEALKTNITTLGPLVLPMSEQLLFFATLIARKVFKRKVKPYIPDFKLAFEHFCIHAGGRAVLDEVEKNLQLSDWHIEPSRMTLHRFGNTSSSSLWYELAYTEAKGRVKKGDRTWQIAFGSGFKCNSAVWKALQSVNPDKEKSFRNPWMD